One window of the Candidatus Microbacterium colombiense genome contains the following:
- a CDS encoding carbohydrate ABC transporter permease: MMRRTRSLPRILSIILLTAAAIGFAFPFYFMLVGAFQENPTNSPSELLPTSGWTVDNFIAIDSRIDLMGSLLNSLIFTAGVLLGTVVFGLLAGYAIARLDFRGRGVIWVLMLLVQMVPFQLLMIPLYVQITRNYGLGDSYMGMILPFLINTTAVFIFVQFFKALPVEIFEAARIDGAGEIRLLTSVAIPLIKPVLVTVVLVTFIGPWNEFLWPFLITKDATLQPLAVSLANYISNVAQSTANPNGAILAGATALAFPVVILFVVFQRFFTATDLGAAVKG, encoded by the coding sequence ATGATGAGACGTACACGGTCACTGCCGCGCATCCTGAGCATCATCCTGCTCACGGCTGCGGCCATCGGATTCGCCTTCCCGTTCTACTTCATGCTCGTGGGGGCCTTCCAGGAGAACCCGACGAACTCGCCGAGCGAACTGCTGCCCACCAGCGGCTGGACCGTCGACAACTTCATCGCGATCGACTCGCGCATCGACCTGATGGGTTCGCTGCTCAACTCGCTGATCTTCACGGCCGGTGTGCTGCTGGGAACCGTGGTGTTCGGGCTGCTCGCGGGCTACGCGATCGCCCGCCTCGACTTCCGGGGCCGCGGCGTGATCTGGGTGCTGATGCTGCTCGTGCAGATGGTGCCGTTCCAGCTGCTGATGATCCCGCTCTACGTGCAGATCACACGCAACTACGGCCTCGGCGACTCGTACATGGGCATGATCCTGCCGTTCCTGATCAACACGACGGCGGTGTTCATCTTCGTGCAGTTCTTCAAGGCGCTGCCGGTGGAGATCTTCGAGGCCGCGCGCATCGACGGCGCGGGCGAGATCCGCCTGCTGACCTCGGTCGCGATCCCGCTCATCAAGCCGGTGCTCGTGACGGTCGTGCTGGTCACCTTCATCGGGCCGTGGAACGAGTTCCTGTGGCCGTTCCTGATCACGAAGGATGCCACGCTCCAACCGTTGGCCGTCTCGCTGGCCAACTACATCTCCAACGTGGCGCAGTCCACGGCCAACCCGAACGGGGCGATCCTCGCGGGTGCCACGGCGCTCGCCTTCCCCGTCGTGATCCTGTTCGTCGTCTTCCAACGCTTCTTCACCGCCACCGATCTCGGTGCCGCGGTCAAGGGCTGA